The following are encoded in a window of Elusimicrobiota bacterium genomic DNA:
- a CDS encoding FliG C-terminal domain-containing protein: MIAKRLMLFSAVMVCFLTALPLFSADIGVETKISIETNLENRLKKILQEITGTDQMVVMINVELYSEQKQQQPAAQKKQEMLLPGVPVKESAAEKKIAELLTPITLGEQKALIKKMTATIILDQSTDKEVEELVKQVATGILGIDAVRGDQLSIRKIQFKKGNFSWNSMFFPPFVFGTAGIALGVLFFFVVTIFFLLPFKGGFTEVARALESVSKSGSTSGEGSAASAVGNAGLAMLTASAGVSSGMGGEAKSGEGDGSYKPFRFVNSNNIASLVYVLKDAPAENVALVANYIQPDLIPEYLASFPDDVQSKVVGLLSKVNLWDIDTIKKSEEHLRNLMDGMVGGEQKIVSMVNYVDDDAREKIISAVNSQNPGLAAKVQAQVVTLESLSKYTQESMLAIYRSVNPSIFALVLKTAPAGVADKVIAALPPAAAERLKQEIEMGAQLPKGRLAEEKRRILQIIKKLEQDGVIKKA, translated from the coding sequence ATGATTGCAAAACGGTTAATGTTGTTCTCCGCGGTAATGGTATGCTTTTTGACAGCGCTACCGTTATTCTCCGCGGATATCGGAGTAGAAACTAAGATTAGTATTGAAACTAACCTCGAGAATAGGTTAAAGAAAATTCTGCAGGAGATTACCGGGACTGACCAGATGGTTGTTATGATCAACGTTGAGCTATACTCCGAACAAAAACAACAGCAGCCTGCTGCGCAAAAGAAACAGGAGATGCTTCTACCCGGCGTTCCTGTTAAGGAATCTGCTGCTGAGAAAAAGATTGCTGAACTTCTTACACCAATAACATTAGGTGAACAAAAGGCGTTGATTAAAAAGATGACCGCTACTATTATACTTGACCAGTCAACCGATAAGGAAGTTGAGGAGCTTGTTAAACAAGTAGCAACCGGGATACTCGGGATTGACGCTGTGCGCGGGGATCAGTTGTCAATAAGGAAAATTCAGTTTAAAAAAGGTAATTTTTCGTGGAATAGTATGTTCTTCCCGCCGTTTGTGTTTGGCACTGCAGGGATCGCGTTGGGAGTACTGTTCTTCTTTGTAGTAACAATATTTTTTCTTCTGCCTTTCAAAGGAGGGTTTACGGAGGTTGCACGGGCGTTGGAGTCTGTATCAAAAAGCGGTAGTACGAGTGGTGAGGGTAGCGCTGCCTCTGCAGTTGGTAATGCCGGGCTTGCGATGTTAACCGCATCAGCTGGAGTGAGTAGTGGTATGGGTGGTGAGGCTAAAAGCGGCGAGGGTGACGGGTCGTATAAGCCGTTTAGGTTTGTTAATTCAAACAATATTGCAAGCTTGGTTTATGTATTGAAAGACGCACCGGCGGAAAATGTTGCGTTAGTAGCTAATTATATACAACCAGATTTAATACCGGAATACTTGGCGTCTTTCCCTGATGATGTGCAGTCTAAAGTTGTGGGGTTATTATCAAAGGTAAACCTATGGGATATTGACACAATAAAAAAAAGTGAGGAACATTTACGGAATCTTATGGATGGTATGGTTGGAGGGGAACAAAAGATTGTTAGTATGGTTAACTACGTGGACGACGATGCACGTGAAAAAATTATTAGTGCGGTTAATTCTCAAAACCCAGGCCTTGCTGCGAAAGTACAGGCACAGGTTGTAACGCTTGAGTCTTTATCAAAATACACACAGGAGTCGATGCTTGCAATATACCGCTCAGTTAACCCGTCAATCTTTGCGTTGGTTCTGAAAACCGCACCGGCGGGTGTTGCGGATAAAGTTATTGCTGCATTACCGCCAGCCGCAGCGGAACGGTTAAAACAGGAAATTGAAATGGGTGCTCAGTTGCCCAAGGGAAGGTTAGCGGAAGAAAAACGCAGGATCCTGCAAATTATAAAGAAGTTGGAACAAGATGGTGTTATCAAGAAAGCGTAA
- a CDS encoding OmpA family protein has protein sequence MRSERINKLFEHSEEEDTTELWMAPYGNLMVLLVVLFLSLYGFSRLNSTKYEKSFASNAKDEKIAKFAEQMEKQKMKVELNAQKLRIQLPSPVLFDPGKADLKKEALSSLSEMVGLLKELDSPVIVEGHTDNVPLGTGARYGSNWELSASRAFSVIKYFIDQGLSPERFSAYGYGEFLPLMSNDTDDNRAMNRRIEIIILRQAAENKVKPDGLEKKT, from the coding sequence ATGCGTAGCGAGAGAATTAATAAATTGTTTGAACATAGCGAGGAAGAGGATACTACAGAATTGTGGATGGCGCCCTATGGCAACCTTATGGTGCTGTTGGTTGTTCTTTTCCTTTCATTGTACGGTTTTAGCCGGTTAAATTCAACTAAGTACGAAAAATCGTTTGCGTCAAATGCTAAGGATGAAAAAATTGCGAAGTTCGCGGAACAAATGGAAAAACAAAAGATGAAGGTTGAGCTTAACGCGCAGAAGTTGAGGATACAGTTACCGTCCCCTGTATTGTTCGACCCTGGGAAAGCTGACCTCAAGAAAGAAGCTTTATCGTCATTATCTGAGATGGTGGGGTTATTAAAAGAACTTGATTCCCCTGTGATTGTTGAAGGGCATACGGATAATGTTCCTCTGGGTACCGGCGCGAGGTATGGTTCTAACTGGGAATTATCCGCATCGCGGGCGTTCAGCGTTATTAAATACTTTATTGACCAGGGTTTGTCTCCTGAACGTTTCTCCGCGTACGGGTACGGCGAGTTTTTGCCGTTAATGTCGAACGATACTGACGATAACCGCGCGATGAACCGCAGGATTGAAATTATTATCCTGCGTCAAGCTGCGGAGAATAAAGTTAAACCTGATGGGTTGGAGAAAAAGACGTGA
- a CDS encoding ATP-dependent 6-phosphofructokinase, with protein MEKKNDVIGLTTPGGDASGINACIRAVVRLGISEGYRIVGIQNGYQGIYDGKFVQLNKRSVSGIINLGGTILKSARCKEIRSEQGIKKAAALLKREGVDKLIVIGGDGSSDALLKLSSYGIQGVAIPASIDNDINGTDETIGFDTATDVAVDAVDKIRDTATSFDRVFIVEVMGRNHGFLALSVGIASGAEFIIVPEVKYNLRKICAELLYDKRKGKSSEIIIFAEGAGDVKKFAENVASTTNLEVRVSTLGYIQRGGTPSARSRNLGARFGAEAVKLIKQKKFNRLVVIRDSIVGSIPLTLAKKHEKRFDYALHKLAKQLSD; from the coding sequence ATGGAAAAAAAGAATGATGTTATCGGGCTCACCACTCCTGGTGGTGATGCATCGGGGATTAACGCGTGTATCCGTGCAGTGGTGCGGTTGGGTATATCGGAAGGGTATAGAATTGTTGGGATCCAAAACGGGTACCAGGGAATTTATGACGGCAAGTTTGTGCAGTTAAACAAACGGTCTGTCAGCGGGATCATCAACCTCGGAGGGACAATACTTAAGTCTGCTAGGTGTAAGGAAATACGGTCTGAGCAAGGAATAAAAAAAGCTGCGGCGCTTCTTAAACGCGAAGGAGTGGATAAACTAATTGTTATCGGTGGGGACGGGTCGTCGGATGCACTGCTGAAACTTAGCTCGTACGGGATCCAGGGAGTGGCAATCCCCGCGAGTATAGATAACGATATTAACGGTACCGACGAGACTATAGGGTTTGATACTGCGACAGATGTTGCTGTGGATGCTGTGGATAAAATCCGTGATACTGCAACAAGTTTTGATCGTGTGTTCATAGTTGAAGTTATGGGCCGCAACCACGGGTTTCTCGCGCTTTCAGTAGGGATAGCGTCAGGTGCGGAGTTTATCATTGTGCCGGAAGTGAAGTATAATCTCAGAAAAATATGTGCGGAGCTTTTGTACGATAAACGTAAAGGTAAATCATCGGAGATAATCATATTTGCGGAAGGCGCAGGGGATGTGAAAAAGTTTGCGGAAAACGTGGCTAGTACTACAAACCTGGAGGTCAGAGTCAGTACCTTGGGGTATATCCAGCGCGGAGGTACGCCCTCTGCGCGGTCACGTAATCTTGGTGCGCGGTTCGGTGCTGAAGCTGTTAAACTTATCAAACAAAAGAAGTTTAATCGTTTGGTAGTAATCCGCGACAGTATTGTAGGAAGTATACCGTTGACGTTAGCGAAGAAACACGAAAAACGGTTTGACTACGCTTTACATAAGCTTGCAAAACAGCTATCTGACTAA
- a CDS encoding tetratricopeptide repeat protein, with amino-acid sequence MKLYKVVLSILIFVLSPQSLLFCQPAGSVTDEQKQGTGMTKESLDLINANYKRAMECYIKGDCAEAIRCWEDILKLDPGQVPPQKMIPLARERLKKSLETLRQRGVDAFSQGKYSLAVDCYVEYLRYDPTDSEMTTGLKKLRAIKEIIPDATDSNKAFRMVRIGVINYMYPNGDIALAIDALRYATQLDKVNQPIAKLRAHLESEHPKIVKLTPFNPAKGLVEQRLDAALNNIYEGNYDSAIVNCEEVLELDPGNVVAYTRIGSSYFALGKKDKAKLAWQEVLRLDPNNKDVRKFINQIK; translated from the coding sequence GTGAAGTTGTATAAGGTAGTGTTATCAATACTAATATTTGTGTTATCACCGCAAAGCCTACTGTTTTGCCAGCCAGCAGGTAGTGTGACGGATGAACAGAAGCAGGGAACCGGCATGACTAAGGAATCGTTGGATCTTATCAACGCAAATTATAAACGCGCAATGGAGTGTTATATAAAAGGCGATTGCGCGGAAGCTATCAGGTGTTGGGAAGATATACTGAAACTCGATCCCGGGCAGGTACCCCCGCAGAAGATGATACCTCTAGCGCGGGAAAGGTTAAAGAAAAGTTTGGAGACATTGCGTCAACGCGGTGTAGATGCGTTTTCGCAGGGCAAGTATTCACTCGCAGTTGATTGTTATGTTGAATACCTTCGGTATGATCCAACGGATAGCGAGATGACAACAGGGTTAAAGAAATTGCGGGCAATTAAGGAAATCATCCCTGATGCAACAGATTCAAATAAGGCGTTTAGGATGGTAAGGATCGGTGTGATTAATTATATGTACCCCAACGGCGATATTGCGTTAGCGATTGACGCATTACGTTATGCCACGCAATTGGATAAAGTTAACCAGCCAATCGCGAAGTTACGTGCGCATCTTGAGAGTGAACATCCTAAGATCGTGAAACTTACGCCGTTTAATCCGGCAAAAGGGTTGGTGGAACAGCGTTTGGATGCTGCGTTAAATAATATTTATGAAGGAAATTATGATTCCGCGATTGTCAACTGCGAGGAAGTACTGGAACTTGACCCTGGGAATGTTGTGGCGTATACACGGATAGGGTCGTCATATTTTGCGTTAGGGAAAAAGGATAAAGCAAAGCTTGCATGGCAGGAAGTTTTGAGGTTAGATCCTAATAATAAAGATGTACGGAAGTTTATTAATCAGATAAAATAA
- a CDS encoding gliding motility-associated C-terminal domain-containing protein — translation MKSLNCQKMKPLILWYIDQSLDPVQAQAVEHHLRVCNDCKLYADEFRTMYGKLGSIPSVTVSPVFHAKALQKLKSLPTQKVYGYTSSPIWNYARWAGAAAVMLLAIVLFVQNRDNVSPTKQTDKTMPAKSSPVNINVPIKAKQKLVQKQESMTQAVVVPTSIPKTEVKIQAESKGNEIDNKESVKEVVEQKTVVTETTVNNTKETEEKAVQKLIDKGIPQDTAQRTVDNAIVKGYSVNKLNEIVANPQKTTVRLSQKKGEMNQGDVFKFEEAAPNPFTPNGDNVNDKIFFKYQNPHGVKVEIRIYDFTDTLVKTIVPTDDTKPSWDGTNDNDTLSEGGIYVYVLKVEETVIKGTIILAK, via the coding sequence ATGAAATCCTTAAATTGTCAAAAAATGAAACCGTTAATATTGTGGTATATAGACCAATCGCTTGACCCTGTGCAAGCACAAGCGGTAGAACACCACCTGCGGGTTTGTAACGATTGTAAGCTATACGCAGACGAGTTTAGGACGATGTATGGAAAATTAGGAAGCATACCATCAGTAACCGTATCCCCCGTTTTCCATGCAAAAGCATTACAGAAATTGAAAAGTTTGCCAACTCAAAAGGTTTATGGGTATACGTCAAGCCCGATATGGAATTACGCTCGTTGGGCAGGGGCTGCAGCCGTGATGTTATTAGCGATAGTATTGTTTGTGCAAAACCGGGATAATGTGTCGCCTACAAAACAAACGGATAAAACAATGCCTGCGAAATCTAGCCCCGTTAATATCAATGTTCCGATAAAAGCAAAACAAAAATTGGTACAAAAACAGGAATCTATGACTCAGGCAGTAGTAGTTCCAACCTCTATCCCCAAAACAGAAGTAAAAATACAGGCGGAATCCAAGGGAAACGAGATTGATAATAAAGAATCCGTCAAAGAAGTAGTTGAACAAAAAACTGTTGTCACAGAAACAACAGTAAATAACACAAAAGAGACTGAAGAAAAAGCTGTGCAGAAGCTCATTGATAAAGGAATCCCGCAGGATACCGCGCAGCGTACGGTGGACAACGCTATTGTTAAAGGTTATAGCGTGAACAAACTTAACGAAATAGTGGCAAACCCACAAAAAACGACGGTACGGTTATCGCAGAAAAAGGGTGAGATGAACCAAGGCGATGTGTTTAAGTTCGAAGAAGCTGCACCGAATCCGTTTACTCCAAACGGGGACAACGTGAATGACAAAATATTTTTTAAATACCAAAACCCGCATGGAGTGAAGGTTGAGATAAGGATTTACGATTTTACGGATACGCTGGTGAAAACTATTGTACCTACCGACGATACTAAACCGTCCTGGGATGGAACGAACGATAACGATACTTTATCCGAAGGCGGGATTTATGTTTATGTCCTGAAGGTCGAGGAGACTGTAATAAAAGGTACCATAATATTAGCTAAGTAA
- a CDS encoding RNA-binding domain-containing protein, whose product MRESEIKTIVSKGEGLRVEFKECKTKLSKEVYETVSAFLNRFGGELLMGVKDNGDIVGVDENCVEKIKKEFITAVNNPQKISPSFYLSAEEVKVKSKTVIYVYVPESSQVHRCNGRIFDRNEDGDFDITDNTDLVTNLYIRKQATYSENRIYPFIKIKDLKASLIQRVRKLAIAQKPGHLWSELDDFEMLKSAQLYLKDYQSGKKGFTLAAVLLFGKDEVISSILPHFRTDAIVRKENLDRYDDRDDIRTNLIESYDRLMAFTEKHLPDKFYIENKQRINLRDHIFREVITNILIHREYTNAFPAKFVIEKDKVYTENSNKPHGHGLIDPSHFSPFPKNPVIAKIFKEIGRADELGSGIRTLFKYSKVYSGMLPQLIEEDIFKIVVPLTAQVTVQATVQATMQATMQADRIKQILYFCKESRTREEIQNHIGIQNRDYFRKEILNPLIIKKFIFLTIPDKPNSPKQKYYSAR is encoded by the coding sequence ATGCGCGAATCGGAAATAAAAACAATCGTTAGTAAAGGGGAAGGCCTGCGCGTTGAATTCAAGGAATGTAAAACTAAACTCAGTAAAGAGGTATATGAAACAGTCAGCGCGTTTTTAAATCGTTTTGGCGGTGAGCTTTTGATGGGAGTAAAAGACAACGGAGATATTGTTGGTGTTGACGAAAACTGTGTAGAAAAGATAAAAAAGGAATTTATCACAGCTGTAAACAACCCGCAGAAAATCTCTCCCTCGTTTTATCTGTCAGCAGAAGAAGTAAAAGTCAAAAGCAAAACCGTTATTTATGTTTACGTTCCTGAAAGTTCGCAGGTACATAGATGCAATGGGAGAATATTCGATCGTAATGAAGACGGCGATTTTGATATTACGGATAACACGGATCTTGTTACCAATTTGTATATAAGAAAACAAGCAACTTATTCAGAAAATAGAATTTACCCGTTTATTAAAATCAAAGACTTAAAGGCAAGTTTAATCCAGCGGGTAAGAAAACTGGCAATAGCCCAGAAACCGGGGCATCTGTGGTCTGAACTGGACGATTTTGAGATGCTTAAGAGCGCACAGCTTTATTTAAAGGACTATCAAAGCGGGAAGAAAGGGTTTACTCTTGCGGCGGTACTGTTGTTTGGTAAAGACGAGGTTATATCGTCCATATTGCCGCATTTTAGGACGGATGCTATAGTACGGAAAGAAAACCTGGACCGTTATGACGACCGGGATGATATACGGACGAATCTTATTGAAAGTTATGATAGGCTCATGGCTTTTACAGAGAAACATCTCCCGGACAAATTTTATATTGAAAATAAACAACGGATAAATCTTAGGGATCATATTTTTAGAGAAGTCATAACGAATATTCTTATCCATAGAGAATATACTAACGCGTTCCCCGCGAAATTTGTAATTGAAAAAGATAAAGTCTATACTGAAAATAGTAATAAACCCCATGGCCATGGTTTGATAGACCCGTCGCACTTTTCGCCTTTTCCCAAAAACCCGGTTATCGCAAAAATATTCAAGGAAATCGGCCGTGCGGATGAACTCGGGTCGGGAATCAGAACCCTTTTCAAGTATTCTAAAGTATATTCAGGGATGCTGCCTCAGTTGATAGAAGAGGATATATTCAAAATAGTTGTGCCATTGACCGCGCAAGTTACCGTGCAAGCTACCGTGCAAGCTACCATGCAAGCTACCATGCAAGCTGATCGCATAAAACAAATACTATATTTTTGTAAAGAGTCACGAACAAGAGAAGAAATCCAAAATCATATTGGAATTCAAAATAGGGATTATTTTAGAAAAGAAATATTAAATCCATTAATAATAAAGAAGTTTATTTTTTTAACAATTCCAGACAAACCCAATAGCCCAAAGCAGAAGTATTATTCTGCAAGATGA
- a CDS encoding MotA/TolQ/ExbB proton channel family protein, translating into MDISTIVGLVCGLGSVYYVMLHGKVAHLIFNMEAAIIVFGGIVGATLVSYPVDMIIRALVASKMSLFPPKQQAPDLAIHTVVNLAEVAKRNGIPSLAKELPNIKDKFLSYAVQMLVDGYEPDLVRENLEKEIVFTRQRHQQITGVFRTMGTYSPIFGLLGTLLGVMQVLKNLQDAEAMGTSMAVAVTATFYGVFGTNFLFLPLAAKLNVYSEKEVLLKEVMIEGIISIQAGEVPLVVSKKLETFLSHQVREKMLPKNKKRK; encoded by the coding sequence ATGGATATTTCTACAATCGTAGGGTTAGTGTGTGGCCTAGGATCAGTGTATTACGTTATGCTTCACGGGAAAGTTGCGCATCTTATTTTTAATATGGAAGCTGCAATTATCGTGTTTGGCGGAATAGTCGGTGCGACACTGGTATCGTATCCCGTTGATATGATTATCCGCGCACTGGTTGCGTCTAAGATGTCGTTATTCCCTCCGAAACAACAGGCGCCTGACCTGGCAATACATACAGTGGTGAACCTCGCGGAGGTTGCTAAACGTAATGGTATACCGTCACTCGCGAAGGAGTTACCGAATATTAAGGATAAATTTTTGTCATACGCAGTGCAGATGCTGGTGGATGGATACGAGCCGGATCTTGTCCGCGAAAATTTGGAGAAAGAGATTGTGTTTACACGGCAACGGCATCAGCAGATAACCGGTGTTTTCCGTACGATGGGTACGTACTCGCCGATATTCGGATTACTTGGAACACTTCTGGGTGTTATGCAGGTATTAAAAAATTTGCAGGACGCTGAGGCTATGGGGACGTCAATGGCGGTAGCTGTGACCGCAACGTTCTACGGCGTGTTTGGCACAAACTTTTTGTTCTTACCGCTTGCGGCAAAGCTTAATGTATACAGTGAGAAAGAAGTGTTGCTTAAGGAAGTGATGATTGAAGGGATTATTTCTATACAAGCCGGTGAGGTGCCGTTGGTTGTAAGTAAGAAACTTGAGACGTTTCTATCTCATCAGGTAAGAGAAAAAATGTTACCCAAAAATAAGAAAAGGAAGTAA
- a CDS encoding AAC(3) family N-acetyltransferase, whose protein sequence is MSKQNVKVYKHNIVEGLNALGLSTGDVVLVHSSLSKFGKVVGGAQTIISAILEVIGKQGTLCAPTLTGNSQLSINNPPIFDVRNSGCWTGVIPYTLLSWPGAVRSLNPTHSVVAVGKHAKVITAGHEKCLVSCNKKSPYYKIAKLGGYVLFLGVGLECNTTFHTVEEIVNVKYHLQKQSVHAVVYDYNGEIRIVKNMLHKYGTPRQFGRIEPLLLEKGIMRKTVIGNAEVRLVKSLPMIELAVKMLKENNNYFVKKVINCKE, encoded by the coding sequence ATGAGCAAACAAAACGTTAAAGTTTATAAACATAATATTGTTGAGGGTTTAAATGCACTTGGGTTGTCCACCGGGGATGTTGTTTTAGTACATTCGTCATTAAGCAAGTTTGGTAAAGTGGTTGGCGGAGCACAGACGATAATCTCTGCAATACTTGAAGTTATCGGCAAACAAGGTACTTTATGTGCGCCAACGCTTACCGGAAATTCTCAGCTGTCCATTAATAACCCGCCAATATTTGACGTAAGAAACAGCGGGTGTTGGACCGGTGTAATACCGTACACTTTGCTTTCCTGGCCCGGAGCGGTGCGGAGTTTGAACCCTACACATTCAGTTGTTGCTGTAGGGAAACATGCAAAAGTTATTACTGCAGGGCATGAGAAATGTTTAGTTTCCTGTAACAAAAAATCGCCGTACTACAAAATTGCAAAACTCGGGGGGTATGTGTTGTTCCTCGGAGTGGGGCTTGAGTGTAACACCACATTTCATACCGTCGAAGAAATTGTGAACGTAAAATATCATCTGCAAAAACAATCGGTCCACGCGGTAGTGTACGACTATAACGGGGAAATACGTATTGTTAAAAATATGTTGCATAAATACGGTACACCGCGGCAGTTTGGGCGTATTGAACCGTTGTTATTAGAAAAAGGGATTATGCGGAAAACCGTTATCGGTAACGCTGAGGTACGGTTGGTGAAATCGTTACCGATGATAGAACTCGCGGTTAAAATGTTGAAAGAGAATAATAATTATTTTGTGAAAAAAGTGATTAATTGTAAGGAATAA
- a CDS encoding sigma-70 family RNA polymerase sigma factor: MVDTQNIVSFDELAEKHGNQILNLAYRLTGHYADAEDIAQEVLVKAFKNYAQFKQGTNLSAWLYKITINVYRDYRRYNTRRKTAAHVSLDEVNSNGQVQVPLANDTGNSEQILENEQQNKMLMQTLNKLETKHKVVVVLRVMEHKSYEEISEILGCPVGTVKSRMFYACETLRKMMKKSGNI; encoded by the coding sequence GTGGTTGATACACAGAATATTGTGTCATTTGACGAGTTGGCCGAAAAACATGGTAACCAAATACTAAACTTGGCGTACAGACTGACGGGTCACTATGCCGATGCTGAAGATATCGCGCAGGAAGTGTTGGTGAAAGCATTCAAAAATTATGCGCAGTTCAAGCAGGGAACGAATTTGTCAGCGTGGTTGTATAAGATAACGATTAACGTTTATAGAGATTATCGAAGATATAATACGCGGCGTAAAACCGCGGCACATGTTTCGTTAGACGAAGTTAACTCAAATGGACAGGTTCAGGTTCCGCTGGCAAATGACACGGGTAATAGCGAACAAATACTGGAAAATGAACAGCAAAACAAAATGTTAATGCAAACGTTAAATAAATTGGAAACTAAACATAAAGTTGTCGTGGTACTCCGTGTTATGGAACACAAATCGTACGAGGAAATATCTGAAATTCTCGGGTGTCCGGTTGGGACGGTGAAATCGCGGATGTTCTACGCGTGTGAAACACTGCGCAAAATGATGAAGAAGAGTGGAAATATATGA
- a CDS encoding flagellar motor protein MotB → MRAKRKFVTLAEHGFGQIWLITFCDLMTNLMLFFLVMFALTRVDAAKQQQLLSGLEGRFTGKKVSIAKVQKVLEKAREESVVDNLKSNLASGDLNKIANVEIGEQQIVLTLKAPVLFGIGSANIDPRIIPALDEVAEVLTVAPNKIIVEGHTDNVPIRGGKYESNWELSVARAFSIISYFVKSKSIAPEKFIAAGYGEFRPLHPNDTEEHRVLNRRIEIKIIRQMY, encoded by the coding sequence ATGCGGGCAAAACGTAAGTTCGTAACATTAGCGGAGCATGGGTTTGGTCAGATATGGTTGATAACTTTTTGTGACCTTATGACCAACCTAATGCTGTTTTTTCTTGTTATGTTTGCGTTGACACGCGTGGACGCTGCAAAACAACAGCAGTTATTGTCCGGCCTTGAAGGGCGGTTTACCGGGAAGAAGGTTAGTATCGCGAAAGTACAGAAGGTATTGGAGAAAGCTCGGGAGGAAAGTGTGGTGGATAATCTTAAGTCCAACCTCGCATCGGGAGACCTAAATAAAATCGCGAATGTTGAAATTGGTGAGCAACAGATTGTGTTAACCCTGAAAGCACCGGTATTGTTTGGTATCGGCAGCGCAAATATTGATCCTCGGATTATTCCTGCGTTAGATGAAGTAGCGGAAGTATTGACGGTTGCACCGAATAAAATTATTGTTGAAGGGCATACGGATAATGTTCCGATCCGCGGGGGTAAGTATGAGTCGAATTGGGAACTGTCCGTAGCACGGGCGTTCAGTATCATAAGTTATTTTGTTAAGTCAAAAAGTATTGCACCGGAAAAGTTTATCGCTGCGGGGTACGGTGAGTTCAGGCCGTTGCATCCAAATGATACTGAAGAACACCGTGTTCTTAACCGCAGGATTGAAATTAAGATTATAAGGCAAATGTATTAA